Proteins from one Plasmodium relictum strain SGS1 genome assembly, chromosome: 10 genomic window:
- a CDS encoding outer arm dynein lc3, putative: MKNNDTWKEKEFMEQIYLIVDDTLRNKTYSNNEINQWSNVICENCMKFLCSTMLPVKYIISCYILKNTNTETSIHLSTYWDKEDKHFQICWPHDLKSCNMICYVNVYILKISDGS, translated from the exons ATGAAGAATAATGAT aCTTGGAAAGAAAAAGAGTTTATGGAACAAATTTACTTAATTGTTGATG ataCTCTTAGAAATAAAACCTACTCTAATaatgaa aTAAATCAATGGTCGAATGTAATATGCGAAAATTGCATGAAATTTTTGTGTTCAACTATGCTTCCTGTGAAATATATAA TAAGTTgctatattttaaaaaacacCAACACAGAAACATCCATTCATTTGTCAACTTATTGGGATAAGGAAGATA AACATTTTCAAATATGTTGGCCACATGACTTAAAAAGCTGCAACATGATTTGTTATGTTAATGTttatattctaaaaatatcAGATGGAAGTTAG